ATCCCGATCAGAGCGTTCACGTGACTTTGCAAGGAAAGCGTGTAGCAAGAGGCGAACTGGTCAAAATTGGAGACATTTTAGGCGTAAGAATCCTGGAACTGCCCCAATAATACCATTTATCAAAAATAACTGCATTTTTGACAAAGCCGGCGCCCAGAGTTTAAACTAGGCGCAGCCGACGCTGATGCAGCTCAACTTGAATAAGTTGAGCGATGCAAGCGGGTTGAAAATATGGGATTGCCGGGGAAGTCATAAAATGAAGTTATTTTTGATAAATGGTATAACATAAATGCTTCAGAAGACCTTCTACAAGCAGAATACTCTTCCAGATCTCATTTCAAGCGAGAAACTCCCTCCTACGCCCGAGAGAATCGGACCATATAAAATCGAAGGTCTGCTGAGCAAGGGCGGCATGAGCCTTCTCTATCTCGGCATTCATCCTGAAACGAACCAGACGCTCGTCGTTAAGGTTCTCTCTCCTGGATATATCAACCATCCAGAAGCTACAGCTCACTTTTTGAAAGAGGCGCACATTATTGGAATCACCAGCCATCCAAATATCGTAAAGCTCTACGGCCAGGGCGAATGGGAAGGCGGACTTTACATTGCGATGGAGTTTATCCGCGGCGTATCGCTCTCTCAGTTCATTGCTCAACAATCCTTCTCTCTAAAACGCTGTATCGACATCATTTTGCAAGTCTCTTACGCCCTCTGTCACTTACATGCAAATGGAGTGGTTCATCGAGATCTAAAACCTGAAAATATCCTCATGAGCGAAGATGGCGAAATCAAAGTCATCGACTTCGGCATCGCTCAGCTCCATGAAGAGACGAGAGGAAGCATCCCGCACTCAAAAGTTTTAGGCACCCCCTCCTACATGAGCCCTGAACAGAAAGAGGACCCATCAAAAGCAACCTATGCATCCGACATCTACTCGCTGGCAGTCATCGCCTACGAGCTCGTTCTTGGCAAGCTGAGTTACGGAATGATGAACCTCTCGCTGCTGCCAAAAGGGTTTCAGAGAATCATCGGCAAAGCCCTTGCAGTCTCACTGAGCGAACGCTACAACGATATCGTCGATCTGATCTCCGACCTTTCCGACTACTTAAAATCGGGAGAGCTCGAAAAGGAGCGTCCTGGCAGCGATGAGGTTAAAGAGGTTCTTGAAACGCTCCAGAAAGCGGGCTCTATGCTCGTCCCAGGATCGCCACCCGACTGGCCAGAGTTTGAAATTGGCCTTGCAAAGCACAAAGGCCCTGGACAGATGGGAATCTACTTCGACTTCTTCAAGCTACCTGATAATAACTACCTTATACTGCTTGCAGAACCCACTACATTTGGAATTGAAGCTCCCATCTACATCGCCTCTTTGAGAGGGATGATTCGCACGCTAATCCATGAGAGAGAGCCAGCTACGCGAGCTCCCTTCCAGGTGCGCTCTTTCATCTCTGCGCTGAATGAGCTTATTCATGACGATAGCCTTAAACAGCCCTTCTCCCTCGCACTTCTTCTTCTCGACCCTCTACAAGAGGAGCTCACCTACCTCTCTTGCGGACTTGGACGACTCGTTCATCTCCCTGAAGGCAGCGAGCTGCCCCGCTACATCGCTGTCCCAAACCCTCCCCTGGGCGTAGAGATGCCTGGCGACTTCACAGAGACAAATGACAACTGGAAGATTGGAGACACTCTCTTTCTTCACTCTCTTGAGACCGCTCTCCATGAAGATGATGCCCAAAAACGGGAGTTTGAGGGGCACTTGAACTTGGCGATTAAAGAGAGCGCTCTTCTCTCCGCCGAGCGCCAAGCCGAGACGATCCTCCGTAAAATGACAAGCCTCCATGCAATTGCAACTGAGAGCTTGCCTAAAGTCCTCCTTTCCATCCGCCGCCTCTCCTAAAAACACCTGTTAATAATTTTATTATTAGTTAATTATAAAATTATTATTTTAGATTTCGATAATGTATATTTTATGTTACTATATATCAATCTAAATACTTTATAGGCAATAAAACAATGACTTCAGAAACTAGCAGCCGACGCGCCCCCCTATCTATGACCCACCCGATGGAGACCCTATCTGACGGCATGCTTGCGTGGGCAGAAGGACTCTCCGCTTTTGATAATCCAGAAACTTGTGAATTCTATCGCAGATTCGAAATCGCTTGCGCACTTGGAGCCTCGCAATTTTTTGCTGTTTGCGAACTCTCTGTTGGCTCCGCTTTCTGGGCTGGAAAGCAGATCTCCTGCTGTTTGAAAAGAAATAAGAAGCCCGAAAAACCGGAGCGGCAAAAAGAGATAACATCAAATGCAGCTTCAAACCTTTTTAAAGCAGCTCGAGCGCATATTAGAAACGTTACCCTTCGTGCAGAAGTCTTCCCAGATGCACCGAAAGAGGCGATAAAAGTATAACCAAATAAGAGAAGAAGGAGCCCTCTTTCTTCTCTTTTTTCTTCGAGCTCTTCTGAAATATTCTCCGGTGAAACGATCTCCTGTGTTTACAATAATCCGACGAGATTTTAGGATTCACAACAAGTTTTACCATTCTAGATATAACAACTATGAGAGAAGAGTCTTCGTTTTGGCGCTTTTTTGACGTGCGCAAAAGCCTCTTTTTCAAATGCTCCCTTATCGCGTTCACTCTCTCTTCATGGCATACTTCCATTGCCAATGCTGAAGATGAGATCGCTCTGCTTGCAGATTTAAATCTCAGCAAAAGCGATGACGCTGGGGGCTCTTACACAATCAACTTCAATAACGTCTCGATCATCGAATACATTCGCTATGTGAGCAAGATCACAGGGCTCAACTTCGTATTCGACGATCAGGAGCTTCAGTTCAACGTCACGATCGTCTCCGAAGAGCCGATCACGACCAAGAATATCCTCTCTGCGATGATTCAGGTGCTCCGCATTCATGGACTTACTCTCCTTGAACAGGAGAACAATTTGCTCATCACAAAGAGCACAACAGTTAATCAGATCCCGACGATCGTCTCTCCCGATCTTCCTGAAAAACATGGAAGAGCTCCGATTGTCACACGCATCTTCCGCATAAAAAATGTGAGCCCGGATAGCATTGCGAACCTGATTAGACCGATGGTCTCTGCAAGCGCACTGATCGAGGTCTCAAAAGAGACGCGCCAGCTAATTGTTACAGATATCGTCACCAACATCGAGAAGATCTCCTCTCTTCTTGTAAGCCTCGACTCTCCCCACTCTCCCCTGGAGATAGAAGCTTACGTTGCTAAGCACATCTCTCCCATTGAGCTAATCGCACTTGCAACACAGATCGTTACTCCATTTGCTGAAGGCAACCCCCTTCTATTCGTTCCTCAGCTAGATACAAATAGTATCTTCATCATCTCTACTCCCTACCTGATCGAAAGGGCAATGGCAGTGATGGAAGATCTCGATATTGCAAGCAAAGCTACTCCAATTAAAGGAAACGGAAAGGCCACCTTTTACGTCTATCAGATCGAACATGCGAGCGAAGAGCAGCTAAGTACTGCTCTGAAGCAGATGATTGAAAATATCCAGGACTCCTCCACTCCGGATGAAAATCTCATCGAAGCTCTAAAGAGCATGCGCTGGATTAAAGAGAACAACTCCCTTATTTTTACCGGCGATGCAAAATCGATCGAGCAGATCAAAATTCTCCTCCCCACCTTTGACGTCGTGCCCGCGAAATCCAAACGCGCGCTATCCACCGGAACAGACTTTCTGATGTACCGGCCGAAGAATCGCACAGGAACCGGTCTCGTAGAGGGAATGGAAGAGGTCAGCGATAAACTAAAAGACTCCGGACTAGCAGATCCTTCTCTCCTCTATTCGATTGAAAAAATGCAGTGGGTCCCTGAGACCAACACCCTCCTCTTTACCGGCGATCCTGAGACGCTTAAAAAAGTTCAAGAGATCCTCATTGAATTGGACAACTCCTCTGGTGTTGCTGTTGAAGAGGGCAGAGAGTTCTACCTCTACAAGCTGCAGTACGTTCAGGGTAACGAGCTGTTAAAAAACCTAGAGATGCTAGCAAGCGATCTTCCTTCAGACGATCCTGTGAGCGAAAATCTTGCAAAGACGATCGACAAGATTAAGTGGGTAAAAGACAACAACTCCCTCCTCATCACCGGATCTACAATCAGCGTAGAAAAAGTTAAGAGCTTGATTGCCCAATTCGATACTGCAGAAGCTGCAGGCGCCGCTCTTGCAGGTGGTAAATCCTCCTTTTTTATCTATAAGCCAAAGTATCAGTCTGCCGAATTTATCCAAGAGTCTCTCACTACGATATCAACTGATCTAGAACAGTCTGGTTTAATCGATCGCGGGCTTCTGCAGACACTCAAAACGATGAGACCCGTCCCTGCGACCAACTCCCTCCTTTTTACGGGCTCTCCAGAGTCTATACAAAAGGTGCAGGGGCTGCTTGCAACAATCGACGTTTCGATCGGTGAAGCTCATGTGATCCAGCGTATCGGCAACATGACTTTTATCATCTACAAGCTCACAGCTGCTTCTGCGCCAGAGTTTATGTCCTCTATGCGCTCTGTATCGGCTCAGCTCGACAAGTCGAATGCAGTGGATAAGGAGCTAAGTCAAGCGATCAATTCAATGAAGTGGATCAAAGAGACAAACTCCATCCTCTTTACCGGCTCCCAACAGGCCTTAGAACGCGTTGAAGCGCTTGCAGAGAAGTTTGATATTGCGGCACTCGGTGGCACGAAAGCGGCCCCCATGAGCTACGTTCTCTACACACCTGTCTATCAGAATGGACCCGACCTCATTCAGATCCTATGTCTCTTTGAGAAGAATCTAACTGATTCGGGAGTCTCCGATCCCGCCCTTTTTGATACGATCAATAATCTCAAGTGGATGGATCAGACCTCCTCTCTTGTGATTACAGGAGACGCCGACTCGATTAAAAAAGTGGAAGCCCTCCTCGTTAAATTCGACATTCCCAGCAAAGCTGAAGAAGGAGCCGTTCCCTCTATCTCCTCGATTGAGAACACAAGCTTCCTAGTTTACAAGCTGCAATACCACCAGGGAACCGACATCATCACTGCGATCAAGCAGGTGGCCTCCGAACTAAGTAAATCAACAGCCACACCAACTCAAAACCTCGTTGCTGCCATCAACTCGCTCCAGTGGATTAACGTAACTAACTCGCTAATTGCAACCGGTGATCAAGATGTACTCACAAAACTGAAAGACCTCGTCCAGAGCCTCGACGTTCC
The Chlamydiales bacterium genome window above contains:
- a CDS encoding protein kinase; the protein is MLQKTFYKQNTLPDLISSEKLPPTPERIGPYKIEGLLSKGGMSLLYLGIHPETNQTLVVKVLSPGYINHPEATAHFLKEAHIIGITSHPNIVKLYGQGEWEGGLYIAMEFIRGVSLSQFIAQQSFSLKRCIDIILQVSYALCHLHANGVVHRDLKPENILMSEDGEIKVIDFGIAQLHEETRGSIPHSKVLGTPSYMSPEQKEDPSKATYASDIYSLAVIAYELVLGKLSYGMMNLSLLPKGFQRIIGKALAVSLSERYNDIVDLISDLSDYLKSGELEKERPGSDEVKEVLETLQKAGSMLVPGSPPDWPEFEIGLAKHKGPGQMGIYFDFFKLPDNNYLILLAEPTTFGIEAPIYIASLRGMIRTLIHEREPATRAPFQVRSFISALNELIHDDSLKQPFSLALLLLDPLQEELTYLSCGLGRLVHLPEGSELPRYIAVPNPPLGVEMPGDFTETNDNWKIGDTLFLHSLETALHEDDAQKREFEGHLNLAIKESALLSAERQAETILRKMTSLHAIATESLPKVLLSIRRLS